Within Romboutsia sp. CE17, the genomic segment TCGTTTTTTGTAATACTTCGCTCGCCATTTATAATCATCTCCTCATGAAATATAGGCCTAAATAACCTTTATTTATATCTTTCCTTATATTCATTTATATTCAAACAAAAACTTACATTCATAATTTATGCAATAAGAATCTTATCATAAAATAGATAGTTTTTCAATATAAAATATATTTTGATTTTTCTTTCAAATTATAAAGTATTTATCTATATATTCTTTATTTTTTACAATCTTTATTCGAACATACATTTTTGGTTTCAGATTTAGTTACCTTCTCTATCATATACGAACCACAATGTTCACAAATTTCACCAGTTGGCTTACTCCAAGATACAAAATCACAATTTGGATAGTTAGAACACCCATAAAATGATTTACCTTTTTTAGACTTCCTTAAAATTATATCTCCATCCTTACATATTGGACATTTTACACCAATTTTATTTACAAGTGGCTTTGTGTTTTTACATTCTGGATAGTTTTTACATGCCATGAATTTTCCAAATCTTCCATATTTTATAACCATATTAGAGCCACAGTTTTCACAAATTTCATCAGTTTCTTCATCCATATTAACTTTTTCAACATTTGCAATTGCAGTTTCTATAGCCTCTTTTAATGGCTCATATGACTTAGCTACTACACTTTTCCACTGTGTATTCCCCTCTTCTATAGTATCTAAATCATTTTCCATTTGAGCTGTAAAGTCTACATCTATAAACTTTTGGAAGTTATCTTCTAATATATTAGTTACAATTATACCTAACTCTGTCGGACATAAACTTGTACCTTGTTTTTCAACATATCCTCTATTTAATATAGTAGTTATTGTAGGGACATAAGTACTTGGTCTACCTATACCTAACTCCTCTAATGTTTTTACTAAACTAGCTTCTGTATATCTAGCTGGTGGTTGAGTAAAATGTTGATTAGGAATAACTTCATTTATATTTAATTTGTTACCTTCTTCTATAGCTGGAAGAATTTTATCTTCTCTTTCTATAAAGTTATAAATTTTTGTATATCCATCAAATTTCATTTTTGATCCTGTCGCTTTAAATATAAAATCTCCAACTTTGCATTCTACATTTAAAACATCAAATATAGAATCTTCCATTTGGCTAGCAACAAATCTTCTCCAGATTAAATTGTATAACTTAAACTGATCTTTACTTAAAGATGACTTTATACTTTCAGGTGTTCTATATACAGATGTAGGTCTTATAGCCTCATGAGCATCTTGAACTTTTTTATTTTCTTTAACCTTCTTTTTATCATCTGTAGCTTTTTTATAGTAACTCTCACCAAGCTTATCTAATATATATTCCTTAGATTTTTCTTTAGCTTCCTCTGATATTCTTCTTGAGTCAGTCCTTATGTATGATATAAGACCTACTGTACCTTCACCTTCTACGTCTATACCTTCATATAATTCTTGAGCTATCATCATTGTCTTTTTTGTAGTAAAGGATAATTTATTAGCTGCTTCTTGTTGTAGAACACTTGTTGTAAAAGGCTTTGGCGCAGCTTTTCTTCTTGATTTAGATTCTATTTTTTCAACCAGTAAATCTTGATTTTGTATTTGTTCCAAAATACTATTTACAGCTTCCTCATTTTCTAGTTCAATCTTCTCATTTGATTTTCCATAAAACTTAAGAGCTATATCTTCATTATTTTCTGTTTTTGCATCTATTTCTATCGTCCAATATTCTTTTGGTATAAATGCATTTATATCTTTTTCCCTATCACAAATTAGCTTAGTTGTTACAGATTGAACTCTACCTGCACTAAGACCTTTTCTTACTTTCTGCCAAAGTATAGGACTTATTTGATATCCTAATAATCTATCAAGAACTCTTCTTGCTTGTTGAGCATCAACCATATTTAGATTTATAGTTCTAGGACTCTTTATTGCCTTTTTTATAGTTTCTTTTGTAATTTCATTAAATTCTATCCTGCATTCTTTATCTTCTTCTATATTCAATATATGAGCTAAATGCCATGATATAGCTTCTCCTTCTCTATCAGGGTCGGTAGCTAGATAAACTTGTTTAGATTTTTTCGCTTCTTTTTTAAGTTCTTTTATAACATCACCCTTACCTCTTATATTAATATATTGAGGTTCAAAATTATTTTCTATATCTACACCTAACTTACTTTTAGGCAAGTCCCTTACATGACCTACAGATGCCTTTACTGTGTAATGGCTCTTTCCTAAAAACTTCTCTATTGTTTTAGCTTTTGCAGGCGATTCCACGATGACTAATGTTTTTGCCATTTTAAAGCACACACCCCCACTATCTATCTTATTTATACATTTAAACTATATGTATTATTATTTGATTCTATTATAATATCCTTTAATACTAGTTCATTTAGTCCTGTATTAACTGATTTTATTTCCATACCAGTATAATCACAAATGTCATCAATTTGCAAGACTCCATTATTTTTTATAGCATTCATTATGATAACACTTTCCTCGCTTAAATCTATATTATCATAATTTTCACCAAATTCTATATTTTTAATGCAACTTATATTATATTCATTAATTATATCATCTAAACCTTCTATTAATTTTGCGCCATCTTTAATGATTTTGTGGCAACCTCTACTCATTTCTGAGTTTATATTCCCAGGTACTGCAAATATATTTTTTCCTTGATCTAATGCAAATTCAGTGGTTATCAAAGCTCCACTTTTACTAGCCGCTTCAACAACTATAACACCTTTACTCACTCCACTTATAATTCTATTTCTATTAGAAAAATTTGATGGAATTACAGCAGAGTTGACATTGTATTCCGATACTATAAGACCTCCATTTTCTATTATATTATTTGCTAATGCTATATTTTGCTTAGGAAGAGGATTATTAACTGAAGACCCTAAAACCGCAATAGTTTTTCCTTCTCCTTTCATACATCCTATATGAGAATACGAGTCAATCCCCATAGCTAATCCACTAACTATATTAATACCTAAACTTGATAATTGCTCACTTAATTTTTTAGCACAACTTATCCCGTATCTAGTTGGTTTTCTAGATCCTACCATAGCTAAGTTTAAATTATCATTAAGTATAGATAAATTTCCTTTATAAAATAATATTATTGGAGGATTATATATGTTTTTTAAATCATATGGATACTCATTATCATCAACACAAATATATTTAATACCTTCTTTATATAAGATTTCTTTTAATTTGTCTAAATATGAATTGCTTTTATATTTTACTATATTTTCTTTAATATTTAAATTTATATTTTTTAAACTGTATATTTCTTTGTCTGAAAAATCCATCAAAGTCTCAATATTTCCTACTTCATCTTTTATTTTTTCAATTGTTTTTGTACTTATACCACTTATAGATTTAAGCCATAAATAAGCATCTTTTCTATCCATAATTCACCTCTATCTAAAATAAGTATAATAAGCTTTTCTATAGGAAAAAGCTTCATTTATATGACTTGATTTTATAATATTACTTTCATCTAAATCAGCTATAGTTCTAGACATTTTTATAAGCTTAGTGTAACTTCTATTGCTTAATTTATATTTATTAAAAATTATTTCAGTTATTTTTTTTGCCTCTTTATCAAGTTTGCAATATTCATCAAGTTTTGAAGATCTTATTTCATTATTGGTACTTATAAAATCATTTTTAAATCTATTTCTTTGAATTTCCCTTGCCATTTCAACTCTGCTCTTTATATCCTTAGATTTTTCTGAAGTTTTATTATTTTTAAACTCTCCGTACGGAACTTGGTTGACTTCTATAAAAACATCAAATCTATCTAGTAATGGTCCTGATATTTTATTTAAATATCTATTAACTTCATAAGATTTACACTTGCATTCTTTATCTGACATATAATATCCACATGGACAAGGGTTCATTGCTCCTATTAATAACATATTACACGGATAACTTACACTATATTTAATTCTAGATATATTTATATATTTATCTTCTACAGGCTGTCGTAGCGTTTCTAAAATTCTTCTATCAAATTCAGCTATTTCATCTAAAAACAATACACCTCTATGTGATAGTACAACTTCCCCTGGTTTTGGATCATTTCCACCTCCAATTAATGATTGTTTTGTAGATGTATGATGAGGAGACCTGAAAGGTCTTTTACTGATAATACCTATTTCTTCATCGATCAATCCTGCAACACTATAGATTTTGCTTACTTCTAACATTTCATCTTTATCTATCTTAGGTAGAATAGTTCTTATTCTTTTCGCTATCATTGTTTTACCTGATCCAGGTGGTCCTATCATAAGAATATTATGGTTACCTGCAGCAGCTATTTCTGCACCTCTTTTTACAAAATAATTGCCTCTAACATCTTCAAAATCTTCTTCATATATCTCATCTACACAGTTAGTATTGCTTTTTTTCAAAGCTAAAATTTCATCATTATTTATCACTAGATCTCCATTCAAATATCCTATACACTCATTCAAACTATGTATAGGTATAATGTCTATTCCATCAATGAAAGAACTTTCTATTAAATTGTCAAACGGTATAAAAATCCTTTTAATATCATACTTTTTTGCACCTATAACTATAGGCAAAATACCTTTTACTCTTCTAAGTTTTCCGTCTAATGATAATTCTCCTATAAACATACTTTCATCCAAATAATTATCTTCCTTATTTATATGATTTCTTAATAATCCAATACATATAGATAAATCTAAAAAAGATCCTTCTTTTTTCATATCCGCTGGGGATAAATTCACTACGATTCTTGAATTTGGAAATTTATATCCGCTATTTATAATTGCTGATTTTACTCGTTCTCTAGATTCTCTTATCTCCATACTAGGAAGCCCTACTATATTAAAACATGGTATCCCATTGGTTATATCTACCTCTACCTTGACTAAAAAACTTTCTATTCCGATAATATTACTTGAATTAATTATACTTAACATGCTTACTTCCTTTCTAAAAAGCATTAATAATATGATTAATTTTACTTTCATTAAAATAAATTTCTAATACATCAAATCTTATAGGAACATTATGTAAATTATTTATTAGTAAATAATACTTTGCTACATTTAATATTTTCTTAATTTTTTTATAGTTAACAGCTTCTGCTGGATATCCATAGTTTAAATTACTTCTAGATTTAACTTCTATAAATACTAGTTCATTATCTAATTTTGCAATAATATCTATTTCTCCACTTTTTATCTTATAATTTTTTTCTAGTATTTTAGCACCTTTTTTAATTAAATATCTTAAAGCTATACGCTCTCCTAATTCGCCTTTTTCTTTATTATTCATACTTAACTCCTATAGGTAATTTTTTGTAATTATTGTCAATACATTATATAAGTATACAAATATAATCCTTTTTATTGAAATATTCCCCTTTTTATATAATATATAAGTCATTTAAATAATACCTTGTTAAATTAACTATATATTAAAGATAAAAATAAAATATGGTTATCTACGAAAATAGATAACCATATTTTATAAATCAGTTAATTCTTATTAGTAAATTAAATATTATTTATATATTACTTTACTATCTATATCTTTAATTGTTTTACATCCAGTTAATATCATAGTTGATTCTAGCTCTGATTTAACTTTATTTACGTATGCTTTTACTCCATCTTTTCCTCCACCAAAAGAGGCTGTTACAAATGGTCTACCTATTAATACAGCATCGGCACCTAAACCAATCATCTTTAATATATCTACACCAGTTCTTACTCCGCCATCTGCAAGTATAGTAACTTTTCCTTTTACAGCTTCAGCAATTTTAGGAAGAACATCAGCAACGCCTGGAGTACAATCTAATACTCTTCCTCCATGATTTGACACCACTATAGCATCAACACCTGCTTCTACTGCCATAATAGCATCTTCAACAGTCATTATTCCCTTTAATATGAACGGTAGCTTTGTAGATGCCTTTAATTCTTTTATCTCTTCTATTGATTTCGGTACTACATTTTTACCGTGCATAGATAATGTCACTAGTCCACATGCATCTATATCCACACCTACTGCAAAAGCCCCTGATTCTTCTGATAATTTAATTTTTCTTATTATATCATCATTTTCCCAAGGCTTTATGAAAACTATTCCATTTCCACTATTATTTGATAGAACTTCTAAGTTATCCATTAAGAATGAATCTATAGCTGTATCTCCTACCATAGCATATATACCAGCATCAATACAACCTTGTACTACAGATGTTATATATTCTTTTTCTGTAAGACCTCCACCCATATTTAATGTAGTTCCTGTTACAGGTGCAGCAAATATTGGTAATGCCATTTTTCTACCAAATAACTCAAAAGAAGTATCTGGTTTCGAAACATTATGTATTATCCTCATATTTATTTTAACTTTTTCTAAACTTTTAAAGTTTTCTATAAAAGAAGATCCACTTCCTTTACCTCCCATGCCTGGAACTTCTCCAGCACATACTACCCCGTTGCAAACTTTACAGACTCTACAACTTCCATTTAAATTTATTCTGGCATTTTTTAACATTTCTTTATAGTCCATTGTTAATACCCCCATATTTTTTATATTTACTAGTATATTATAGCATATTCTTTAAAAAGCTCTTTCTATGGATTGGAGTTATACCAGATTTTTCAATGGCTTCATAATGTTCTTTTGTTCCATATCCTTTATGACTCTTAAACCCATACTGTGGATATATCTCATCATACTGATACATTATACTATCTCTTGTTACTTTCGCTAATATACTAGCTGCAGCTATTGATATAGACTTTGAATCACCTTTTATAATAGGTTTTTGCTTTATATCTATACCAGGTATTGTAGCTGCATCTACTAATAAATAGTCTGGCTTTTGTTTTAAACAATTTAATGCTTTTTTCATAGCCATATAAGTAGCATTTAATATATTAAACTCATCTATTTCTTCACTATTTACAATTCCTATACCATAGTCAAGAGCTTTATCTTTTATAATATCAAATAATTCATCTCTTTTAGATTCGCTTAACTTCTTAGAGTCATTTATACCTTCGATCTTTGTTCCTTGCTTAAAAACTACTACAGCAGCTACAACAGGCCCTGCTAAAGGACCTCTACCTGCTTCATCTATTCCTCCTATATAAAGATATCCATTCTCATATCCTTCATTTTCATATAAATTTATTCTTTCTAATCTTTCTTCTTCTCTTCTTATACTATCTAACTTTTTAGCTAGCTTCACAGCTAAGTTTTGTACCGATTTTCTTTCATCACATCTTAGTATCTCTATGTACTCCAGATATTTTTCTGGTTCTAAATTATCTACTATTTCTTTAATTTCTTTTACGCTTTTATTTGTCATAAGCTTCTCCTTATTCTTTTATAATACATATATATATTAACATAATTTCTTATTTTAATAAAAATACTTATAATTCTACCTCTCATAACAATTTTTTATTTAAAATATAAATTTATTATAAGCTACTCTATCCGATTCAATACTTTTATTACATATAAAAAATGTCCAAAATAAATTAAAATCACTTTAAGAACTTTAGTTTATCTTGGACATCTATTTTATTAAACAGCTTTACTCATTTTATATTTATTTGATTTTTTAGGTTTTATGAAGCTACCTATAATACCTGCTATAACAACTGGAACTATCCAATTAAATCCATATTGAGCAAAAGGTAAATTTAAAATAAATGGTATATTTATATTAAAATCATTTGCAACTGTTAACATACTCACTATTAAAGCCATATAAGTAGAAAACTTAAATACATTGTCATTTTTAATTTTTTCACCAAATAAAGTTAATATTATTAAGGTAACAGTAGCAGGATAAATTAAACTTAATATCGGAGCTGAGAACTTAATTATTGTACTAACTCCAAAATTAGATACTATAGCACTAAATATACACACTATAATTACAATTGTTTCATATTTTAATTTTCCATTTGTAAGCTTTGTAAAATATTGTCCCGTTGCAGATGTAAGACCTACTGATGTTGTTAAACAAGCAAGACCTACTATTATTGCAAGAATTATTTTACCTGGCTGTCCAAGTAACATACTAGTTATATTAACTATTAATGATGTTTGAACTACATCTATACCATATTTATTCGATACTGTTGCTCCTAAATATGTAAGACCTCCATAAACTAAACATAATCCTATTGATGCTACTATACCAGCTTGTAAAGTTAACTTAACTTTAAGCTTTTCATCTTTATATCCTTTATTTACTATCGTGGCTATTACTACTGTAGATAAGGCTGCTGCACCTAGAGTATCCATAGTTTGATACCCTTGATTAATACCTTCTGCAAATACATTATCTATCATAGGAGTATGACTTATATCACCTAATGGATTTAATATTCCAGCTATTATTAATACAGCTAAAGCTATTAATAATGTTGGTGTTAAGAATGAACCTATTATATCTATAACTTTTGATGGCTTTATAGTTAATACTAAAGTTAATACAAAGAATATTATAGAGAAAATAATAGGATTAAATCCATCAACCAATGGCATTATTCCCATTTCATATGTAGTTGCTGCAGTTCTAGGTATTGCTAAAAGCGGACCCAAACAAATCATTATAGAACACCCTAATACTATAGATAAATATTTACCTGATCTGCCTAATACTTTACTTACTTCTCCATTACATTTAGCTGATGCTAGTATTGCTAATAAAGCTAAACCTACGTCTGCTAATATAAATCCTGTAAATCCAGTTATCCAACTATCTCCTGATACTAATCCTAAAAATGGTGGGAAAATTAAATTACCTGCTCCAAAGAACATAGCAAATAGTGCAAATCCTACCACCATTATATCTTTCATTTTTTGCATATAATGCCTCCTAATATTGCATATAAATTATAATTTAAAATTTATTATATATTTTACTTTCTAAATTGTCAATAATATTAGAAATTTTAGATTTTTTCTGACTTTTTTATAAATGGTAATCCTTTTATTATATAAAATAATAATAAAAAGATTACCTAAAAGGTATTGCAATTGTGCAACTATCAATGTCTTTTAGGTAATCTTTTATTTATATTAATAATTTCAATTTATATATTACTTTATATCTTCAGGAACTTCTAAGCTTATCTGTCCTATCTTACCTTCTCTAAATTCATTTAAAACAGTATATGCTATACGAGAGTAGTCTAGTTCTTTTCTTCCAGTTATAAATCCTCTCTTACGACCTATCATATCCATAGTCTCAAGACCAGTTTCGCCTAATTCTTCTAACTTATATCTCGCCTTTAGTTTCTCTGGTTCAATGTCCATAAGCTTTTCTATAAGTCTTAAAGCTAATGTTTCTACATCTAAAACTTCATCTTTTATAGCTCTACTAAATGCTAAATTTAATGCTACTTCTTGATCTTCAAACTTAGGCCAAAGTATACCTGGTGTATCTAATAACTCTAAGTTTCCTTTTAACCTAACCCATTGTTTACCTTTAGTTACACCTGGCTTATCTCCTGTTACTGTACTTTTTCTACCAGTTAATTTATTTATTATAGAGGATTTACCAACATTAGGTACTCCAACTATCATTATTCTTATAGGTCTTTCTTTTCTACCTTTTTCCTTTAGTGCATCCATTTTTTCTTTAGTAACATTTTTACACTCATCTATTAATTTATTTAAACCTGAACCTTTCATAGTATCAACAGGTATAGCTTTTATTCCTTGCTGCTTATAGTAATTTATCCATCTATTTAATTTATTTCTATCAGCTAAATCACTTTTATTTAATATTACAACTCTTGGTTTATTTCCTGCTAATTTATCTATATCTGGATTTTTACTACTATATGGAATTCTCGCATCTAAAAGTTCTACAACTACATCAACTAATTTTAAATTACTTCTAACTAACTCCTTAGTCTTTTTCATATGACCAGGATACCAGTTTATATGTAAATTATCATCTACAAGATAATCTTCATAATCAGATCTCATTTTATCTCCTCTTGCCATGATTATCACTCCTTTGACTATTTATACTATTTTTTAATCATATCGAACTTATTTATTATATCATAATCTTCAGTTCAATAATAATAATTGTAATCCAATCTTTTATTTCTATGATTTTCAAATTTTTAATTTACTATACTGTTATAAAAATTTAATTAACGATATTTAAAACACCTTATTTTTAAATATCAATTTTGTATAACGTAAAAAGAGTTGCCAAAATGAATAACTCACTTAGACAACTCTTTTATTTATAGTAAAGTCTTTAATTATCTAGCTTCTTTTATCTTAGCAGCTTTACCAACTCTACCTCTTAGGTAAGTTAATTTAGCTCTTCTTACTTTACCTCTTCTAGTTACTTCTATCTTCTCTAATTTTGGAGAATGAACTGGGAAAGTTCTTTCTACTCCAACGTTGAAAGATATTTTTCTTACAGTGAAAGTTTCTCTAGCACCTGCACCTTGTCTCTTTAATACTACACCTTCGAATACTTGAACTCTTTCTCTTTTTCCTTCAACTATCTTAACGTGTACTTTTACTGTGTCCCCAGGTCCAAAGTTAGGAACATCGTTTCTTAATTGTTCTTGTTCTAATGATCTTAATATTTCGTTCATTTTTTTCCTCCTAGTTCATAGACGTTCTTAATACTTGACCAGTGTAGCAGAGGAACGCCCGTATTTTTCAACAATATCGATTATACTATATATTTTTATTTCTTACAAGTCTTTTTGTACAAATCTGGTCTTCTTTCCTTAGTAAGTTTTACCGATTCTTCATATCTCCACTCTTCAATTTTCTTATGGTTTCCTGAAAGTAAAACTTTAGGTACTTCAATTCCCATAAATTCTCTTGGTCTTGTATAGTGAGGATATTCTAATAAATTATCTTTAAATGATTCTTCTTCAAAAGATTCATTTTGACTTAACACCCCTGGTATTAGTCTAGATATAGAATCTATTAATATAAGTGCAGGAAGTTCTCCACCTGTCAATACATAATCTCCTATGGATATTTCATCAGTAACTATTAAATCTATAACTCTTTGGTCTATTCCTTCATAATGTCCACATAAAAGTATTATATCTTCATTTTTTGACATATCTTGTGCTATTTCTTGACTATGTACTTTTCCCTTTGGAGTTAAATATATAACTCTAGGATTTTTTATATTATGCGTATCAATTATATGCTTATAAGTATCATATATAGGCTGTGGAGTCATAAGCATGCCTGCTCCTCCTCCAAAAGGATAATCATCTACTTTTTTATGCTTATTAGTCGAGAAGTCTCTAATATTATATATATTTACTTCTATAATTCCCTTTTCAACAGCTCTTTTCATTATACTTTCATTCATGTATGAATTAAAAACCTCAGGGAAAAGAGTCATTATATGAAATCTCATTTTATCACCTAATCTAACATTCCCTTAATAGGGTCTATTATCATTTTTCTTTCTTTCATATCTATAGTAGGTACAAATTTCATTATAGCAGGTATTAAGTATTCTTTTTCTTCTCCTTTAACAATATATACATCATTTGCAGCATATTGAAGAACGTCTTTTAATACACCAACTTTTTCACCATCTACAGTATATACTTCTAAACCTATCATATCAGCTATAAAATACTCATCTTCCTCTAGCTCTCTACCATCTTCTCTAGATACATAAATAAATTTATCTCTTAATACTTCTGCCTTCTCTATTGAATCGATATTTTTTATCTTCATTATTACAAGATTGCCTTTGTATCTAACTCTTTCCACATTCCATTTTGTATTAAAATCTTTGTCTAAATAAAAAACATCTAAATCGTCAAATCTATTTATATCATCAGTAAAAGGATAAACTCTTACCTCTCCTTTTAAACCTTGAGTGTTAACTATCTTACCAACTTTAAAGTGAGTTAATTTATTGTTCATGATTGTCACCTTACTTTCAAGAATTACATTTTATTCGTATTATAAACAAAAAGGATTAGGTATATACCTAATCCTTTCTATACTATCTCAAGAGAAACTTTTTTATTTTCTCTATTTGCAGCAGATCTTATGACAGTTCTTATAGCTTTAGCTATTCTGCCCTGCTTACCGATAACCTTACCCATATCATCTTGAGAAACACTAAGTTTTAAGATTATTTCATCTTCTTTTATACTTTCCTCAATTTTAACTTCGTCAGGATTATCAACTAGAGCCTTAGCTATATCTAACACTAGCTCTTTCATATATTTCATCTCCTAATATATGCTTCTGTTATCTAATGAATTACTTAGCTTGCTTAGAAGCTTCGAATTTTTCCATTACTCCGTTGTTAACTAATAAAGTTTTAACAGTATCAGTTGGTTGAGCACCGTTTGATAACCACTTAACAGCTTTCTCATCGTTTATTTTTATTTGCTTTGGTTGAGAAACTGGGTTGTAGTATCCTATTTCTTCTATGAATTTTCCATCTCTTGGAGATCTAGAGTCCGCAACTACTATTCTGTAGAAAGGTTTTTTGTTTGATCCCATTCTTTTTAATCTTATTTTAACTGCCATTACAGTCACCTCCGAATAATTTTTGTCTTTTTTTATTTATTTAAAGAAAGGAAGTCCGGCAAAACCGCCCCTTTTCTTCATACTTTTTTGTGAGCCTGTAAACATCTTCATCATTTTCTTCATCTCATTAAGTTGTTTTATCATTCTGTTTACATCTTGTACACTCGTACCACTACCTTTTGCTATTCTTTTCTTTCTAGATGCATTTAATAGCGATGGATCTCTTCTTTCTTCTGGAGTCATTGATTGTATTATTGCTTTGCTTCTCTTCATTTCTTTTCCATTCAGATCAACATCACCAAGTTGGTCTTTTATATTCCCCATACCTGGTATCATGCCTAATACTTTATCAAGTGGACCCATATTTTGAATTTGTTCCATTTGTTGTAGTAAATCTTCAAAATCAAAATCTTGTTTTTTAATCTTTTGTTCTAATTCTTTAGCTTTTTCTAAATCTATACTTTCTTGAGCTTTTTCTATTAGGCTTAGGACATCTCCCATTCCTAATATTCTTGAAGCCATTCTATCTGGATGGAATGGTTCTAAATCATCTAACTTCTCACCCATACCTATGAATTTTATAGGTTTTTGTGTTACAGCTCTTATT encodes:
- the ylqF gene encoding ribosome biogenesis GTPase YlqF, yielding MRSDYEDYLVDDNLHINWYPGHMKKTKELVRSNLKLVDVVVELLDARIPYSSKNPDIDKLAGNKPRVVILNKSDLADRNKLNRWINYYKQQGIKAIPVDTMKGSGLNKLIDECKNVTKEKMDALKEKGRKERPIRIMIVGVPNVGKSSIINKLTGRKSTVTGDKPGVTKGKQWVRLKGNLELLDTPGILWPKFEDQEVALNLAFSRAIKDEVLDVETLALRLIEKLMDIEPEKLKARYKLEELGETGLETMDMIGRKRGFITGRKELDYSRIAYTVLNEFREGKIGQISLEVPEDIK
- the rplS gene encoding 50S ribosomal protein L19, producing MNEILRSLEQEQLRNDVPNFGPGDTVKVHVKIVEGKRERVQVFEGVVLKRQGAGARETFTVRKISFNVGVERTFPVHSPKLEKIEVTRRGKVRRAKLTYLRGRVGKAAKIKEAR
- the brnQ gene encoding branched-chain amino acid transport system II carrier protein; its protein translation is MQKMKDIMVVGFALFAMFFGAGNLIFPPFLGLVSGDSWITGFTGFILADVGLALLAILASAKCNGEVSKVLGRSGKYLSIVLGCSIMICLGPLLAIPRTAATTYEMGIMPLVDGFNPIIFSIIFFVLTLVLTIKPSKVIDIIGSFLTPTLLIALAVLIIAGILNPLGDISHTPMIDNVFAEGINQGYQTMDTLGAAALSTVVIATIVNKGYKDEKLKVKLTLQAGIVASIGLCLVYGGLTYLGATVSNKYGIDVVQTSLIVNITSMLLGQPGKIILAIIVGLACLTTSVGLTSATGQYFTKLTNGKLKYETIVIIVCIFSAIVSNFGVSTIIKFSAPILSLIYPATVTLIILTLFGEKIKNDNVFKFSTYMALIVSMLTVANDFNINIPFILNLPFAQYGFNWIVPVVIAGIIGSFIKPKKSNKYKMSKAV
- the trmD gene encoding tRNA (guanosine(37)-N1)-methyltransferase TrmD translates to MRFHIMTLFPEVFNSYMNESIMKRAVEKGIIEVNIYNIRDFSTNKHKKVDDYPFGGGAGMLMTPQPIYDTYKHIIDTHNIKNPRVIYLTPKGKVHSQEIAQDMSKNEDIILLCGHYEGIDQRVIDLIVTDEISIGDYVLTGGELPALILIDSISRLIPGVLSQNESFEEESFKDNLLEYPHYTRPREFMGIEVPKVLLSGNHKKIEEWRYEESVKLTKERRPDLYKKTCKK
- a CDS encoding KH domain-containing protein encodes the protein MKELVLDIAKALVDNPDEVKIEESIKEDEIILKLSVSQDDMGKVIGKQGRIAKAIRTVIRSAANRENKKVSLEIV
- the rimM gene encoding ribosome maturation factor RimM (Essential for efficient processing of 16S rRNA), whose translation is MNNKLTHFKVGKIVNTQGLKGEVRVYPFTDDINRFDDLDVFYLDKDFNTKWNVERVRYKGNLVIMKIKNIDSIEKAEVLRDKFIYVSREDGRELEEDEYFIADMIGLEVYTVDGEKVGVLKDVLQYAANDVYIVKGEEKEYLIPAIMKFVPTIDMKERKMIIDPIKGMLD
- the rpsP gene encoding 30S ribosomal protein S16; its protein translation is MAVKIRLKRMGSNKKPFYRIVVADSRSPRDGKFIEEIGYYNPVSQPKQIKINDEKAVKWLSNGAQPTDTVKTLLVNNGVMEKFEASKQAK